A stretch of the Hippoglossus hippoglossus isolate fHipHip1 chromosome 1, fHipHip1.pri, whole genome shotgun sequence genome encodes the following:
- the LOC117766562 gene encoding neuroblast differentiation-associated protein AHNAK-like yields MSRHRRGKSLSDAITLGPSEEGGLLINGQDSANQRLEKGDEVLGANVLKVMEPFDDKVRVLTRNNLSKSLGDLDQCANKSPKTMLKDSYNKLYNAKIKRFMRADLLGADESRENGKLTVAGSSKIGLKHDMDLPRLGVDFGLMKTRRRQTSESDEDADSESDDATLTDGSNLNLPPLGLGLSGAARSGTQAPRWNLNRDRPSGDLSMQDIERPQIGLEGKGTFKAPKYKLPDLGLSGPSLSGTEYKLETPDINIPDVPSRKINVKHSKKLKKPNLNVDDFSGYVESPKFGVSGRSPDLDLEMPGANVPQLDLNGPDFDMNSHEFKTSLKKPKIDLKSPGLDLDAPAGKLTTPRFGFSGNGEARMPDLRTPKIRGEIHAPDVNPPKTDLTAQSGTYKAPRFKMPQFDLPDVQVPDLNENFEGPDLHLSAPNLRAGFVDPNLNVPSADISSHSGKIKMPGFGLSGHKMKGPEYKGGIDLPSIDLKKPKLDLNTPDMDINVPSGKLDLDADVPSRKIKLPKLKLFGTLPKTKDVDVSAGMKTPELNLKSPKLKGIDAPDVGLPDMDLHAPDVNIGSPKWKFSKPGFDMDAPSLDLKGPRSKLEMPNADIGGFSGKMKMPDFGLSGPKMKGFGGEVNTPDFDLSAPKLQGAIGSPDLNLPEMHFNKPKLDLSGPDVDFDLPSGKFKGPAIKKPNFGLDAPDMHIDAPTGKFQMPKFNLSSTLPKGPNLDINADLKSPDLNLKAPKIKGGIDTPDWDLPNMDLKAPKLDVKTPDVNIGSPKSKFKLPKFKMPKFSIPSLKGPEISGNLDGPDMDINAPKVNLKGPKGGLDLPDFDISGPSGKFKKPNLNLPNLGLSGPKIDGPNLDLRSPDLDLHAVR; encoded by the exons ATG TCGCGTCACCGCAGAGGAAAGAGTCTGTCGGATGCCATCACCCTGGGGCCGTCAGAGGAAGGAGGCCTGCTCATCAACGGCCAGGATTCAGCCAATCAGCGTCTGGAGAAAG GGGATGAAGTTTTGGGGGCAAACGTACTGAAGGTGATGGAGCCGTTTGATGACAAAGTCCGAGTCCTCACCAGGAACAACCTGAGCAAGAGCCTCGGAGATCTGGACCAGTGTGCGAACAAGAGTCCAAAGACG ATGCTGAAGGATTCCTACAACAAACTCTATAATGCCAAAATCAAGAGGTTTATGAGGGCGGATTTGCTCGGTGCCGATGAAAGTCGTGAAAACGGCAAACTAACTGTGGCCGGCTCGTCCAAGATCGGCCTGAAACACGACATGGACCTGCCTCGCCTCGGAGTGGACTTTGGACTTATGAAAACCAGGAGGCGCCAAACATCAGAATCTGATGAAGACGCCGACTCAGAATCTGATGACGCAACGTTAACAGACGGCAGCAATCTGAATCTTCCACCGTTGGGTCTCGGCTTGAGTGGGGCTGCTCGAAGTGGAACCCAGGCACCGAGATGGA ATCTGAACAGGGACCGTCCATCAGGTGACCTGTCAATGCAAGATATTGAAAGACCTCAGATTGGACTGGAAGGTAAAGGAACTTTTAAAGCT CCAAAATACAAACTGCCTGACCTGGGTCTCTCTGGACCTTCTCTAAGTGGAACAGAATATAAACTGGAGACACCAGATATCAATATCCCAGATGTTCCTTCACGTAAAATCAATGTCAAGCATTCCAAGAAACTGAAAAAGCCAAATCTAAATGTGGATGATTTTTCCGGTTATGTGGAGTCACCTAAATTCGGTGTATCTGGGAGATCCCCTGACTTAGACCTAGAAATGCCAGGTGCTAATGTACCACAGCTTGATCTCAATGGACCAGACTTTGATATGAACTCACATGAATTCAAAACGTCTCTTAAAAAACCAAAGATTGATCTTAAATCTCCAGGTTTAGATTTGGATGCTCCAGCCGGTAAACTCACTACGCCCAGATTTGGATTCTCTGGGAACGGTGAAGCTAGAATGCCTGATCTCAGAACACCAAAGATAAGAGGTGAGATTCACGCCCCTGACGTAAATCCACCCAAAACTGACCTGACGGCTCAGTCTGGAACATACAAGGCTCCTCGGTTTAAAATGCCCCAATTTGATTTACCAGACGTTCAAGTTCCAGATTTGAATGAAAACTTCGAGGGACCAGATCTGCATTTGTCTGCACCAAATCTCAGAGCTGGATTTGTAGACCCAAACTTAAATGTACCCTCGGCCGACATTTCAAGTCATTCTGGAAAAATCAAAATGCCAGGCTTTGGGCTTTCTGGGCATAAAATGAAAGGCCCCGAATATAAAGGAGGCATCGATCTACCGAGTATTGACCTCAAAAAACCAAAGCTCGACCTCAATACCCCTGATATGGATATTAATGTGCCCTCTGGTAAATTAGACCTTGATGCAGATGTTCCCTCTAGAAAAATTAAATTACCAAAATTGAAGCTCTTTGGAACGTTGCCAAAGACTAAAGATGTGGATGTGAGTGCAGGGATGAAAACACCGGAGCTAAATCTAAAATCCCCAAAGCTAAAAGGCATAGATGCTCCTGATGTGGGTTTACCAGACATGGACCTCCACGCTCCAGACGTAAACATCGGTTCACCCAAATGGAAATTCAGTAAACCAGGGTTTGACATGGATGCACCTTCACTTGATCTGAAAGGCCCGAGGTCAAAGCTGGAAATGCCGAATGCCGATATTGGAGGTTTTTCAGGAAAAATGAAGATGCCAGATTTTGGATTGTCAGGACCGAAGATGAAAGGGTTTGGTGGCGAGGTAAACACTCCAGACTTTGATCTTTCAGCCCCCAAGTTACAAGGCGCTATTGGTTCCCCAGATCTGAATTTACCTGAGATGCACTTTAATAAACCCAAACTCGATCTTTCTGGTCCAGATGTCGACTTCGATTTGCCCTCAGGTAAATTCAAAGGACCAGCAATAAAGAAACCAAACTTTGGCCTGGACGCTCCTGACATGCACATTGACGCTCCCACGGGCAAATTCCAGATGCCTAAATTCAACCTTTCCAGCACGTTGCCAAAAGGACCAAATTTGGACATAAATGCAGACCTGAAATCCCCAGATCTAAATTTGAAAGCACCAAAGATAAAGGGGGGAATCGACACCCCTGACTGGGACTTACCGAACATGGACCTGAAAGCCCCCAAGTTAGACGTTAAAACTCCAGATGTCAACATTGGTTCACCCAAATCAAAATTTAAACTGCCCAAATTCAAGATGCCTAAGTTTAGTATTCCAAGCTTAAAAGGACCCGAGATCAGTGGTAATTTAGATGGTCCAGACATGGATATCAATGCACCAAAGGTCAACCTCAAAGGTCCTAAAGGGGGTTTGGACTTGCCAGATTTTGATATTTCTGGTCCGTCCGGAAAATTCAAGAAGCCAAACTTGAACCTGCCTAATTTGGGGCTTTCTGGTCCAAAGATAGATGGCCCTAACTTAGACCTCAGATCACCTGACCTAGATCT ACATGCCGTCAGGTAA
- the abcc10 gene encoding multidrug resistance-associated protein 7, with protein sequence MTDFRPAELLSGLCHTDEEDPFPLWQDGHVSSCFNQLVLGALPHAGMAIFSACYLSMVRCSLLQTSPPCGWTLRLVSALLAALLFTADVILVSVLQQGDMYLDLLTDSCAILAWLVHLGAIAALQKTAFRRTRGPLLLLLLVLLSIPNLAITLIIYCESDGYLNLTEPLKLARFVLAAARTLPLLMYLLAFAFPCISEAGYTLYINAVDGSPLIPESTQTDTGEMVAEDGSGCISRLFYLWLTPLLRRGQRGELDRPADVYHLPRKLRTSVVCRYFHQCWEACRRGAGGGSDQDQWPRPVSRNLLNGTWSSHYLEEPLELEGDVGLLRVLHKAFGWRYYMLGVLKVVVNLLGFTGPLLLSSLVNFMEEDNAPVSRGALCALGLFATTLLSSILRNVFTFEVSKVALSARAALVSAIYGKALRVSGSSLARFSMGEVVNLMSTDTDRVVNFFNSFHQLWSLPFSFSIALYLLYLQVGVAFLGGLGVALLLLPLNKFIASRIISNNKHMLRFKDSRVKLMTEILFGIRVIKFYTWEPHFIQKVADCRKRELSHLKVIKYLDAMCVYTWAALPVVISILTFVTYVMLGHQLTAAKVFTTLALVGMLIIPLNSFPWVLSSILEAKVSLERIQRFFKLTDQDLQAYYALVSPEDDQTSVLLSQGTFSWQGPGGPDQSREGSEPGAAKGSLMLHSLNLHVTKGSLVVVVGKVGCGKSSLLAALTGELNRMSGVVYVADRDAGFGLASQEPWLQHASVRDNILFGKDYDPAVYQAVIEACALADDLNVLPDGDRTEVGENGVTLSGGQKARLALARAVYMDKDIYLLDDPLAAVDADVAEHLMQKCIVELLRGKTRILCTHRIEFVDKADTVVLMENGTIIKTGSPAEILPLVEAVPKNRKNDQNAREKGAAKQDEEESGSPPDLLVDDDPDQLGAEQKQAGGLAWTVYQTYWAAVGGVLASSVLMSLLLMQASKNVSDWWLSHWISELRNNGSTRSNGSTPGSFISSHLLLFSPGQLMSPLASVETLSSSNMSSDVRFYLSVYASIAAANTVFTALRSVLFAYGGICAATAVHNRLLDRVLKATVTFFDTTPLGRVLNRFSSDLYSVDDSLPFILNILLANLFGLLGMLVVISYGLPWVLVPMLPLALLYHRTQHFYRHTSRELRRLYSLTLSPVYSHFSETLTGLGTIRASGSSSRFEEESAKRLEQNQRCLFLSNAAMQWLDIRLQLIGVAVVTGLGVIAVVQHQFHSVDPGLVGLSLSYALSITSLLSGLIFSFTQTEMQLVSVERTEEYSTGLPTEPQHQDAQLSAAWPEQGGLEYRGAVLSYRDGLPNALDGVSLVVRPGEKVGIVGRTGSGKSTLFLALFRMVELDRGQILLDGLDISTLGLGQLRSRLAIIPQDPFLFSGTVRENLDPCGRHSDQQLLDVLDQCHLSSVVERMGGLDAEVGERGRSFSVGQRQLLCLCRALLTQAKLLCIDEATASVDQRTDKLLQQTIRDKFQDKTVLTIAHRINTILDCDRVLVMHAGKVVEFDTPAALCQRDDSIFQRLVAGR encoded by the exons ATGACTGACTTCAGACCAGCCGAGCTGCTCTCGGGCCTCTGTCACACGGACGAGGAGGATCCTTTCCCTCTGTGGCAGGATGGACACGTCAGCTCCTGCTTCAACCAGCTGGTGCTCGGAGCCCTGCCTCATGCTGGGATGGCGATTTTCAGCGCCTGCTACCTCAGCATGGTCAG ATGCAGCCTCCTGCAGACGTCTCCTCCCTGTGGCTGGACGCTCCGGCTGGTGTCAGCTCTGTTGGCCGCGCTGCTCTTCACTGCAGACGTCATCCTGGTGAGCGTCCTGCAGCAGGGGGACATGTACCTGGACCTTctgactgacagctgtgccaTCCTGGCCTGGCTGGTCCACCTCGGTGCCATAGCAGCGCTCCAGAAAACTGCTTTCAGGAGAACCAGAGGacccctgctgctgcttctgctcgTTCTCCTGTCGATCCCCAACCTTGCCATCACCCTGATTATTTACTGTGAAAGTGACGGATATTTAAACCTCACAGAACCTCTTAAACTGGCACGATTTGTCCTCGCCGCAGCCCGGACTCTCCCTCTCCTGATGTACCTCCTGGCGTTTGCGTTTCCCTGCATCAGTGAAGCCGGGTACACCTTGTATATTAACGCTGTGGACGGATCCCCGCTCATCCCAGAGAGCACCCAGACAGACACAGGGGAGATGGTGGCGGAGGACGGGAGTGGCTGCATCTCTCGACTCTTCTACCTGTGGTTGACTCCGCTCCTCAGACGAGGGCAGcgaggagagctggacagaCCTGCCGATGTTTATCATCTTCCTCGGAAACTTCGGACTAGTGTGGTTTGTCGATACTTCCATCAGTGCTGGGAAGCCTGCAGACGAGGGGCCGGAGGCGGTAGCGATCAGGATCAGTGGCCCAGGCCGGTGAGCAGGAACCTCCTGAACGGCACCTGGAGCTCACACTACCTGGAGGAGCCCCTGGAGCTGGAGGGGGACGTAGGCCTGCTGAGGGTCCTGCACAAGGCGTTTGGGTGGAGGTATTACATGCTGGGTGTTCTGAAGGTGGTGGTCAACCTGCTGGGCTTCACAGGTCCCCTGCTCCTCAGCAGTCTGGTGAACTTTATGGAGGAGGACAATGCTCCGGTTAGCAGAGGAGCCTTGTGCGCACTCGGGCTTTTTGCCACCACGCTGCTGTCGTCCATCCTCCGAAACGTCTTCACCTTTGAGGTATCCAAGGTGGCGCTGTCGGCTCGCGCCGCTCTGGTGTCGGCCATCTACGGCAAAGCCCTGCGGGTCAGTGGCAGCAGCTTGGCCAGGTTCAGTATGGGAGAGGTGGTGAACTTGATGAGCACGGACACCGACCGGGTGGTCAACTTCTTCAACAGTTTCCACCAGCTGTGGAGTCTGCCCTTCAGCTTCAGCATCGCCCTCTACCTGCTGTATCTGCAGGTGGGCGTGGCTTTCCTCGGCGGGCTCGGCGTGGCGCTGCTGCTGTTGCCGCTCAACAAGTTCATCGCTTCACGAATcatcagcaacaacaaacacatgctcAGGTTCAAGGACAGCCGCGTAAAA cTCATGACAGAAATCCTCTTCGGCATCCGTGTCATCAAGTTCTACACCTGGGAGCCTCACTTTATTCAGAAGGTGGCCGACTGTCGTAAACGAGAGCTGTCCCACCTCAAAGTTATCAAATACCTGGACGCCATGTGCGTGTACACGTGGGCCGCGCTGCCGGTGGTCATCTCCATCCTCACCTTTGTGACGTACGTGATGCTGGGACATCAGCTGACTGCAGCCAAG GTGTTCACCACGCTGGCCCTGGTGGGAATGTTGATCATCCCACTCAACTCCTTCCCCTGGGTCCTCAGCAGCATCCTGGAGGCCAAAGTGTCTCTGGAACGAATCCAGCGCTTCTTCAAACTGACCGACCAGGATCTGCAGGCGTACTATGCTCTGg TGTCTCCGGAAGACGACCAGACGTCGGTCCTGTTGAGCCAGGGGACGTTTTCCTGGCAGGGGCCTGGTGGTCCGGACCAGAGCCGAGAGGGAAGTGAACCTGGAGCCGCTAAAGGGAGTTTGATGCTGCACAGCCTCAATCTACACGTCACTAAG ggCTCTCTGGTGGTCGTGGTTGGCAAAGTCGGCTGTGGAAAGAGTTCCTTACTGGCTGCGCTCACCGGGGAACTCAACAG GATGAGCGGCGTGGTTTACGTTGCGGACAGAGACGCAGGCTTCGGTCTGGCCTCTCAGGAGCCGTGGCTCCAGCATGCATCGGTACGAGACAACATCCTGTTCGGCAAAGACTACGATCCCGCCGTCTACCAGGCCGTGATCGAGGCCTGTGCTCTCGCAGATGACCTCAAC GTTTTGCCAGACGGTGACAGGACAGAAGTGGGGGAGAACGGCGTGACGCTGAGCGGCGGACAGAAGGCTCGGCTGGCGCTCGCCAGAGCTGTGTACATG GACAAAGACATCTACCTCCTGGATGATCCGCTGGCGGCCGTCGACGCGGACGTGGCCGAGCACCTCATGCAGAAATGCATCGTGGAGCTTCTCAGGGGAAAGACCAGAATCCTTTGCACACACCGTATAGAGTTTGTGGACAAAGCTGACACGGTGGTCCTCATGGAGAACGGAACAATAATcaaaacag GTTCTCCAGCAGAAATCCTCCCTTTGGTCGAGGCTGTGCCGAAAAACCGGAAGAACGACCAGAATGCGAGAGAGAAAG GTGCGGCGAAGCAGGATGAGGAGGAGTCGGGTTCGCCGCCCGATCTGCTGGTGGATGATGATCCCGACCAGTTGGGGGCGGAGCAGAAGCAGGCGGGCGGGCTGGCGTGGACAGTTTACCAGACCTACTGGGCCGCTGTGGGCGGAGTCCTGGCCTCCTCCGTCCTGATGTCTCTGCTCCTCATGCAAG CCTCTAAGaacgtctctgattggtggcTCTCTCACTGGATCTCCGAGCTGAGAAACAACGGTTCCACGAGGTCCAATGGTTCAACTCCAGGTTCATTCATCTCATCtcacctgctgctcttctcaCCTGGACAACTAAT GTCTCCGCTGGCGTCCGTGGAAACGTTGTCGTCCAGCAACATGAGCTCTGACGTCAGGTTTTACCTGAGCGTGTACGCCTCCATCGCCGCGGCCAACACCGTCTTCACTGCCCTCCGATCCGTCCTCTTCGCCTACGGAGGCATCTGCGCCGCCACAGCCGTCCACAACAGACTCCTGGATCGGGTCCTGAAG GCCACAGTGACTTTCTTCGACACCACCCCTCTGGGACGCGTCCTGAACCGGTTCTCCTCGGACCTGTACAGTGTGGACGACAGCCTGCCCTTCATCCTGAACATCCTCCTCGCCAACCTGTTCGGCCTGCTGGGCATGCTGGTGGTGATAAGCTACGGCCTGCCCTGGGTCCTCGTGCCCATGCTGCCCCTGGCTCTGCTCTACCACCGCACGCAGCACTTCTACCGACACACCTCCCGGGAGCTGAGGCGCCTGTACAGCCTCACCCTGTCGCCCGTCTACTCGCACTTCTCTGAGACGCTGACTGGGCTGGGAACCATCCGGGCCAGCGGCAGCTCTTCCAg GTTCGAGGAGGAAAGTGCTAAACGTCTGGAGCAGAACCAACGCTGCCTCTTCCTCAGCAACGCCGCCATGCAGTGGCTGGACATCCGCCTGCAGCTGATCGGAGTAGCTGTGGTGACGGGCCTCGGGGTGATCGCCGTCGTCCAGCACCAGTTTCACTCTGTTGATCCAG GTCTGGTGGGTCTGTCCCTGTCCTACGCTCTGTCCATCACATCCCTGCTGTCCGGCCTGATTTTCAGCTTCACGCAGACTGAGATGCAGCTGGTGAGCGTGGAGCGAACGGAGGAGTACTCCACCGGCCTGCCCACCGAGCCACAGCACCAGGACGCACAG CTCTCCGCTGCGTGGCCCGAGCAGGGCGGGCTGGAGTATCGCGGTGCGGTCCTGTCGTACAGGGACGGGCTCCCCAACGCCCTGGACGGGgtgagcctggtggtgcggcCCGGGGAGAAGGTGGGCATCGTGGGACGCACAGGCTCCGGCAAGTCCACGCTGTTCCTGGCCCTCTTCCGTATGGTGGAGCTCGACCGGGGTCAGATTCTCCTGGACGGGCTGGATATCAGCACGCTGGGCCTGGGTCAGCTCAG gtccaGGTTGGCCATTATTCCTCAGGACCCCTTCCTGTTCAGCGGGACCGTCAGGGAGAATCTGGACCCGTGTGGGCGACACTCAGACCAGCAGCTGCTGGACGTCCTGGACCAGTGTCACCTCAGCTCTGTGGTGGAGCGGATGG gcGGTCTGGATGCTGAGGttggagaaagaggaagaagcttCTCCGTGGGACAGAGGCAGctcctgtgtctgtgcagagctcTGCTGACTCAGGCCAAG CTCCTGTGCATCGATGAAGCCACAGCCAGCGTGGATCAGAGGAcggacaaactgctgcagcaaaCCATCCGGGACAAGTTCCAGGACAAGACCGTCCTCACCATCGCCCACAG GATCAACACGATCCTGGACTGTGACCGGGTGCTggtgatgcatgctgggaaggTGGTAGAGTTCGACACGCCGGCCGCTCTCTGCCAAAGGGACGACTCCATCTTTCAGCGGCTGGTCGCTGGGAGATGA